Below is a genomic region from Coleofasciculus sp. FACHB-1120.
GCAGGCACGATTGATACCTGGATTCTCTGGAACCTCACAGGCGGTAAGGTTCACGCCACGGATGATAGTAACGCCAGCCGCACGATGTTGATGAATTTGGCTTCGCGGGAGTGGGATGAGACGTTGCTGAACTTATTTAAAATTCCGGTTCATTTGATGCCAAAAATTCAGCCAAGTTTAGGCTTATTTGGTTACACTCAGCCGGAATTATTAGGCGGTGAGGTGCCAATTATGGCAATTTTGGGCGATCAACAAGCTTCCTTATTTGCTCATGGTTGCGATCGCCCTGGTTTATTAAAATGCACCTATGGCACTGGCTGCTTCTTGGTTACGCATACCGGAGAGAAAATACAGCGATCGCGCAATCAACTCCTTTCGACTGTCGCTTGGACGCAGACAGGCAATGACGGCATCCAAGTCGGCTATGGCATGGAAGGCAGTATATTCACAACTGGAGCCTGCATCCAATGGTTGCGGGATGGCATTAAAGTGATTACTGCGGCGACAGATACAGAACGAATGGCGCAGCAGGTGGCGGATAACGGAGGTGTTTACTTCGTTCCGGCTTTGAGTGGTTTGGGTGCGCCGCACTGGGATATGAGTGCGAGGGGGGCATTTTTCGGCATTACGGGCGGAGTGCAGCGAGAACACATGGTCAGGGCGGTGCTGGAAGCGATCGCTTTCCAAGTCAAAGAAGTTGTACAGGCAATTAACCAAGATAGCGGCACTGATATTGCTCTGCTAAAAGTAGATGGCGGAGCTTGTCAAAATGACTTTTTAATGCAATTCCAAGCGGATGTTTTAGGAATACCAGTAGAACGCCCAGCCGTTCTCGATGCCTCTGCACAAGGTGCCGCTTTTGCTGCTGGTTTGGCAGTTAATTTTTGGCAAGATTACGCCACATTAACCGCGAGTCGTCAAATCGACCGAACTTTTCAACCCGGTGCGGGAGTCACCCAGGCACAAGCAAATTTTACAATGTGGCAAAAAGCAGTTGAAAGAGCGAAATATTGGGTGGAGGACTGAGGGTTGAGGTTGAAAGAATTTCTTGGTTAAGATTATGTCGGTGAATTACCGATAATTCCTCGGCATCCGGAACCCCACCCCAACCCCTCCCCGCAAGCGGAGAGGGGCTATCAACTCCCCGCTTGCCCGTAAAAATAAAAAGCATTTATTCCGGTTCCCTCTCCTTTTAGGAGAGGGCTAGGGAGAGGTTTCCGGGAGACTGGGGACTTAGGTTTTCCTAATCCCTGAAGACTTATCAGAGAATCTCGATTTGCGTGCCAACTGACGGACGCTTGAAGGACTCCCAGGCATTGCCACCGCGTAAGAACAGTTCGATCCAGCGTGTTTCTTCGCCTTGGGCATTTGTCCAACCGCTGCTACCGGGTGCGAAGGCTAATTGTCCGGGTTCAACGGCAAAGCTGCCATCGCTCATTGTCGCTTCCTGCTCGATGTCACCGATCCGCACACGGATATTCGGCGATCGTGAAGCATATGCTGCTCCTAGCAGCTTCTCGCTCCCCTTGCTGGCATCATATTGAATCGTTGTTTTTAAGTTGCCATAGCCGTCAATATAGGCAATTCGATTCGACGGCACATCGGGGATATCCGAAGGCTCAATTTTATCCCCTAGCGCATCTGGTTGTCCCAACGCGATCGCTGCCGCCGCTTGCGGAAACAAGTCACGAGAACGAAACTGCGAACCTTCCGCAGCAACAGCAGCCCAGCTCAATTCTGCTACATCGCAGACAAACGAGAAGGCATAGCCAGCATTGACTCCAATTACCCGTACACCCGTCGGGAGGCGTGCGAAAGCTAGACGTTCCCCTGCATTCCCGACACGTGCCTGTTCATCATCTTCGCGGGGCGCAACGTTGTGGTAAATAATCGTTCCTGCCGGGGCTTCATTCAAACCTAATTGGGCGATACAGAAGCCAGCAGCTAGGGTGGCAAAAGCAGGCACCGGGGTGAGTATTGGCTCAGCATCCGGTAGATAGAACCTGATACGCTGCACTACTTCCGCAAAGGCGAGATCGCCAAAGCCGTAATCAGCGATGATATGAACTAACATAAAGTTTTTTTGCTACTTTTGCTCTTTGCAATTTCATCCTATCGATGGGCATTTTTGAATGCTTACCGCCTTGGTATGATTTCCGAGCGATCGCCAGAAACTATCGAGGCGAATAAACCCGCACCCTTTAATTTATTTCCTATCAATATTCGTTTAACTTCTAAATTCTCTCTGTACCTCTTCTCTCTGCGCTCTCTGCGTGCTTGGCGGTTCGTCAAACAATCAAATAAGATTGCTATATTCTACTAATCAAGTCAACTTCACCCAGTTCTCAAGGCGAATTAATTGAAAAGAATTTATTGGTTTGCAAGTGCCATTATTGTCATTTTGTTGATAGCTTTTATCGGAGGAAGTAAATTTTTGTTTCCTGTTGCCATGACCCAAGATGAAGCCTTTGGTCATCCCGGCACTTGTCCAACTTGGTCGCCTTCAAGCCTCACCTTTTTAGGTACTGCCCAAAACCAGACTTCAAAAGTGTGGTTCACGGGTTTCGATGGCATCATTAGCCAGGTATTTTACCCATCTGCTGACAAAGCAGCGACCGTAGATTGGCAGTTTTTAGTGGGGGATACGGCGAAAACTTGGGTTGATGAAGAGAAGCAGGATACTACCAGCCAGGTTAGTTTGAATAATACGCGATCGCTTTCTTGGAAAATTACTAATACGGCGAAAAACGGCAAGTATCAAATCGACAAGGCAATTTTCACCGACCCCAATCGCAATACTTTAATTCAACAGATAAAATTTACTGCACTCAGTGGAACGCTGGATAATTTTAATCTTTATACTTTGTATCATCCAGCTATTGACAATAACGTAAAAGCCACTACAGGTTACAGCACTACTTACAAGAATATTCAAATGCTGATTGCTAAAAATTCCACTAGCAATCAAGCATCGGCATTGGCGAGTTCTCTGGCTTTTAAAAAAGGGATGATGTCTTCTGGATTCGTCGGACACAGCGACGGCTGGCAAGACCTCAAAGGCGGTGAAGTTGATAATACGATGAACTGGACTTATGAGAAGGCAACCAATGGCAACATTGCACAGATGGCGATGTTCGATCTCAGTCCTTATGCCAACCAGAAATCAGTCACTTTTAACCTGGTACTTGGCTTTGGCAACAGCGACAAAAACGCTAAAGCAGAAACCGCAGGAACCCTAAAAGATAATTTCTCTACAATGCTGTCCGCTTACAACGCGCAATGGAACAGCTACACCAATCATTTAAATACCTTTGGCGGCACCGCAGATACTCAGTATTATGTTGCGGCAATGGTACTGAAGGCAGCGACTGACAAAGCATCGGGTGCGATGGTTGCAGGTTTGGGGAATCCGTGGGGTAATTCTAACTACTCAATCTGCACTCCATCCGGCATCGAAATGTCAGGCGGCTACCACCTGATTTGGCCTCGTGACTTGTATAAATTTGCCAGCGCCTTAATTGTTGCAGGCGACACAGCTACCCCGAAAAAAGCTCTGGATTGGTTGCTAACCACTTTGCAACAACCAGATGGACATTTTCTTCAGAATGCCTTTGCGGACGGTACGCCTTACTGGAATGGCATTCAAATGGACGAGACTGCCTTCCCAATTATCTTGGCGTGGAAACTTGGTCGTACGGATGCAGACACCTACATTAAGCACATCAAGCCAGCCGCTGATTATATTGTGAAAAATGGTCCAGTGACGGGACAAGAACGTTGGGAAGAAAACGCAGGCTATTCTCCCAGCACCATTGCTGCGGAAATTGCGGGTTTAGTTTGTGCCGCAGATATCGCTAAAGCTAACGGTGACACAACCAGCGAGAAACGCTATTTGACAACAGCAGACTACTGGCAAGGCATGGTAGAAAACTGGACGTTTACGACTAGCGGTTCGATTGGCAATGGCAAATATTTTGAACGCATTGA
It encodes:
- the glpK gene encoding glycerol kinase GlpK, which translates into the protein MTASTPAYVLALDLGTTGNRAILFNADGMIVSSAYKELTQYYPQPGWLEHDPREIWQDTCWTMQTVLQKADISAKDIAAIGLSVQRETCLLWDKTTGRPLHNAIVWQDRRTSPLCNQLASQGHAADIYDRTGLVLDAYFSATKLTWLLEEIQREHPPIDFENVLAGTIDTWILWNLTGGKVHATDDSNASRTMLMNLASREWDETLLNLFKIPVHLMPKIQPSLGLFGYTQPELLGGEVPIMAILGDQQASLFAHGCDRPGLLKCTYGTGCFLVTHTGEKIQRSRNQLLSTVAWTQTGNDGIQVGYGMEGSIFTTGACIQWLRDGIKVITAATDTERMAQQVADNGGVYFVPALSGLGAPHWDMSARGAFFGITGGVQREHMVRAVLEAIAFQVKEVVQAINQDSGTDIALLKVDGGACQNDFLMQFQADVLGIPVERPAVLDASAQGAAFAAGLAVNFWQDYATLTASRQIDRTFQPGAGVTQAQANFTMWQKAVERAKYWVED
- a CDS encoding SAM-dependent chlorinase/fluorinase codes for the protein MLVHIIADYGFGDLAFAEVVQRIRFYLPDAEPILTPVPAFATLAAGFCIAQLGLNEAPAGTIIYHNVAPREDDEQARVGNAGERLAFARLPTGVRVIGVNAGYAFSFVCDVAELSWAAVAAEGSQFRSRDLFPQAAAAIALGQPDALGDKIEPSDIPDVPSNRIAYIDGYGNLKTTIQYDASKGSEKLLGAAYASRSPNIRVRIGDIEQEATMSDGSFAVEPGQLAFAPGSSGWTNAQGEETRWIELFLRGGNAWESFKRPSVGTQIEIL
- a CDS encoding glycoside hydrolase family 15 protein, with the protein product MKRIYWFASAIIVILLIAFIGGSKFLFPVAMTQDEAFGHPGTCPTWSPSSLTFLGTAQNQTSKVWFTGFDGIISQVFYPSADKAATVDWQFLVGDTAKTWVDEEKQDTTSQVSLNNTRSLSWKITNTAKNGKYQIDKAIFTDPNRNTLIQQIKFTALSGTLDNFNLYTLYHPAIDNNVKATTGYSTTYKNIQMLIAKNSTSNQASALASSLAFKKGMMSSGFVGHSDGWQDLKGGEVDNTMNWTYEKATNGNIAQMAMFDLSPYANQKSVTFNLVLGFGNSDKNAKAETAGTLKDNFSTMLSAYNAQWNSYTNHLNTFGGTADTQYYVAAMVLKAATDKASGAMVAGLGNPWGNSNYSICTPSGIEMSGGYHLIWPRDLYKFASALIVAGDTATPKKALDWLLTTLQQPDGHFLQNAFADGTPYWNGIQMDETAFPIILAWKLGRTDADTYIKHIKPAADYIVKNGPVTGQERWEENAGYSPSTIAAEIAGLVCAADIAKANGDTTSEKRYLTTADYWQGMVENWTFTTSGSIGNGKYFERIDDNGNPNDGHILHIGNGGGDRDERSIVDSSFLELVRHGVKAANNPYILSSLPAIDSTIKQTIPGKGEGWFRYNHDGYGETSTGADYTGAGIGRLWPIFTGERGHFAIAHGKKADSYLATMRAFANRSYMISEQVWDLNAPSGYLPGTPTKSMTPLSWSMGEYTTLVASNYTGKVMDMPEIVYQRYVVNSFKPHEGKAVDYNEANAKQGLALTIYYKGLLTNSEQVKLHWGYDNWQQVTDNLMIQREDGFWETTLSVPAAGTTFNFAFTDGNNWDNNGGNNWNQTISPS